The nucleotide window ATCATACCTGAACGCGATGAAGTGCTGACCGAAATGGAGGCACACGCCCGTTCGAGATGGGATCAGGCTTCGGATATTCGGCGTATTGGATGGCGAAGGCACTACAAAAACCGGAAGCATCTATCATCTGTACGGATGGTTCACAGGAGAACGCCGATCGCGCAGCGGATTATCTCGCCCGCGGTGGCATCGCAGATCATATTGACTATCGCGTTGGCAATGCCCTCGAAATCATAGACGAAACCGAAGGTGAGTTTGACATCATCTACAATGACATCGACAAAGACGGATATCCTGAAGCCTTCCACAAGGCGATTCCAAGACTCAGAAGTGGTGGACTCTTTATCACGGACAATATGCTGTGGATGGGACGCGTCGTCACACAGGAGCCCGGTGGTCCTCCAGAAGGACTTGATGAACGAGAACAGTGGTTCCATGCGGCGACAATCGGCGTTAGAGAGTTAACACGCCTTCTTTACAGTTCTCCTGACGTATTCACGACGATCATTCCGCTCCGAGATGGAGTCTCGGTCGCCGTGAAACGTTAATCCATACCTGCGTCGGCAAGTTTTGTCCGAATTGATTAAAAAATCTACACTATGAAAGAAAAAATGAGTAAACGCAAATCTATTTTCGGTCCCTCCAAGGACGAAATCTGGGAGCAAATTGCCACGGATATCGGTGGTGAATTTATTCAGGGTGGCTTCTGGGGCAAGGACGTTCTCATTTATAAACACGGTGAATGGCAAATCCTACTTGATACTTACGTCGTCTCAGCGGGAACGTCATCATACACGGTCACTCGGATGCGCGCACCGTTTGTAAATAAAGACGACCTTTACTTCAAAATTTCTCGCCAAGGTTTTTTCGGTTCAATCGGTAAACTCTTCGGCATCCAAGACATAGAAATAGGAGATCCGTTTTTCGACAAGCAGTTTATTATCAAAGGCAACAATCCGGAAAAAATCAAACTACTCCTTGCTGATAGGAACATAAAGGAATTGTGTCAAAGACAGCCAAGGATCCACCTCAGGATTAAAGATGATGAGGGTTGGTTTGGCACCGATTTCCCTGAAGGGGTTGATGCGTTACATTTTGAATGCGTTGGCGTTATCAAAGAAACGGCGTTGCTAAAGTCGCTATTCGCATTGTTCTGCCTGATTTTCGAGCGTCTCGTTCGATTAGATTCGGCGTATGCGGACGATCCGGAAGTCGTACTGAAATAGTTGATTGCCGATATTAGAAGAATCTTGACTTTTATTTTTACTTCCTGTAAATTCTATTCAGAAGCCTTCCGTTAATTGGCAATCTAAGTACCCATAACCACAATCAATGGAACCACCCTATTTATGAGTATTACAGATGTCCCTGTTGTTTAGAAATCTACACCTCAGGCATGTTTCTATAAGAAAGCAAACCTATCTTTGCCTTTTAGGACGAAGAGTATCAAGAGGAGAGTCATGATGTTTTTTGAAAAAAAATCGTTTTCTGTTAAAGTCAATCTGCTCACTATTGTTTGCTGTATTTTATTCACGCTGTCCGCACTACCTGTGATGGCGCATTCAGGCGGTGAGGTAACATGCAAAAAAACCGAAACGCCTATCACGATTGATGGTATGATGGACGAGGCGGAATGGGACGCAGCATTTCAAGAATCTTCACCCTTACAAGACATTGTCGTAGATCCACGCGATCCGAAACATAATCAAGAGTGGTATCAAATTATTCCCGGCGGCGGTGCTGGCAGCGACACTAACGACGGTGGACTCCGTGTCAGTCGCGGCAAATTCGATGGCGACGACGATTTTCTGGCACGCTGGGCAACGCTATGGGATGACGACTACCTCTATTTTGCGTTCGATATCACCGACGATACCCACCACGCTTATGCCAATGATCTCGCCTCTCGGGATGGGGACATTGACGGGATATGGTTGCTCTTCGACACCAAACACGATGCTCCTGTCTTTGAGTTTCCCCACCATGAGTTTGAAACGAAACATGTCGCGAATAACAGCACCTATGAAGATGACGACCATTATTGGATCTTCGCGCCTGTAACGACCGAAGATGTAAGTGGCGCATGGTCCCAATCGTTGAGTGCGGGGCGTGATCCAGAGTTAGGTGAACCGGCTAATGGACACGTCGCTGGTCAGAAAACGGGAAGTGGTTATGCCGCTGAAATGCGTCTGCCTTGGTCGATCTTTGAGCCGTTTTTCGGTGCAGCACTCGCCCCCACAGACGGCTTAGTCATTGGATTCGATATCACAATCACGGACATTGATGGCGATGCGCCGGGCACGTATGCCGCACCTCTTGGTGGCGCAGTCGCTTGGTCTAGTGATTTTGAAAACGATAACAGTCCGGGTGTACTTGGTGATCTCCTCATTTCCAAAGAGGTCATAGGGAGTGCAACATCTGTCGATCCGACGGGCAAATTGCCAGTGACATGGGGTAAGATTAAGGGCACCTATAAATAGTCCCAGATTAACCGCGATACCTCTTGTTTTTCTATGCAGAAGATGGGCGGAGTTCTTACTCCGCCTTCACTAATTGTGAATTGGGAATGAGATATCTACTTCAAGTTGTTCTTAGCCTATTCTGTTTCAACTTCGTAGCGAACGCTCAACACTCCGATCCGTTGCTACAGCACTATCGGAAGGCGGAGGCATTTGCCAATCAGCAACACTTTGATGCCGCCCTACGCGAATATCAGAAGGTCTTAGAATTAGACGCGAATTTCGCCGAGGCGTATAGCGGTACGGGTTTGGTCTACTGGAAAACGGGTCGGATAGATGACGCTATTAATGCCTTCCAAAAAGCCATCCAATTAGTCCCTAAGTCGCCCCAAGCCTATCTTGGATTGGGAAATATCTATTACGTCCAACTCGAGTTTGATGCCGCGCTGGAAACGTATACACAGGCTATCGAATTGGAGTTGCATTCGCCAGGGATATATTGCAATCGTGGAATCATCTATACCAAACAAGGCGAATATGAGAAAGCGATCAGGGATTTTCAACGGGCGTTGGCAATTGATACCGATTACACGACCGCAAGATTTGAACTCGGCTTCGTCTATCAGCAGATAGGCAGGTATGAAAAAGCGATTCGTGAATATGAGCGTGTAATACCGGATCGTAGAGGAGATCTCGCGCTTCACCATAACCTCGCGCGTTGTTATTTCCGTCTCGGACAGATTGAAGCCGCAAAGCGTGAACATGAAATCGCACAGCAGATCCGTGAATTCCAAGATGCCCTTGATGCGGCAGAGCGGAAAATTCGTGAAAAACCGGACGCCCCTGATGGTTATATGGCACTTGCGAAAATCTACGCAGAACACAACCAACCCCAAAAAGCGTTTGAACAGTATAAAGCCGCTATTCTCAAAGATACCACTTTGATGGACGCTTACGATCACATCGCTACA belongs to Candidatus Poribacteria bacterium and includes:
- a CDS encoding O-methyltransferase, whose protein sequence is MGSGFGYSAYWMAKALQKPEASIICTDGSQENADRAADYLARGGIADHIDYRVGNALEIIDETEGEFDIIYNDIDKDGYPEAFHKAIPRLRSGGLFITDNMLWMGRVVTQEPGGPPEGLDEREQWFHAATIGVRELTRLLYSSPDVFTTIIPLRDGVSVAVKR
- a CDS encoding tetratricopeptide repeat protein — translated: MRYLLQVVLSLFCFNFVANAQHSDPLLQHYRKAEAFANQQHFDAALREYQKVLELDANFAEAYSGTGLVYWKTGRIDDAINAFQKAIQLVPKSPQAYLGLGNIYYVQLEFDAALETYTQAIELELHSPGIYCNRGIIYTKQGEYEKAIRDFQRALAIDTDYTTARFELGFVYQQIGRYEKAIREYERVIPDRRGDLALHHNLARCYFRLGQIEAAKREHEIAQQIREFQDALDAAERKIREKPDAPDGYMALAKIYAEHNQPQKAFEQYKAAILKDTTLMDAYDHIATLYIQYQQERKAITVYKTAVDVNAEYIKGHLMLGLLYEQYDQSKESEYHLEIAHQLAQKAAETMPNVKNLNMLGAIYLAMKDYHRAETTFQKTLKLAPDNKQVQEYLQQVHQAKKRESG
- a CDS encoding DUF3137 domain-containing protein, which translates into the protein MSKRKSIFGPSKDEIWEQIATDIGGEFIQGGFWGKDVLIYKHGEWQILLDTYVVSAGTSSYTVTRMRAPFVNKDDLYFKISRQGFFGSIGKLFGIQDIEIGDPFFDKQFIIKGNNPEKIKLLLADRNIKELCQRQPRIHLRIKDDEGWFGTDFPEGVDALHFECVGVIKETALLKSLFALFCLIFERLVRLDSAYADDPEVVLK